The segment GTCCTAACCTTCCTATTTTCATTTCTTATTTTTCCCTCCCAGCTATGGGGAGCAGGAGATGCCGGCGCTCCTGGTTCATTCTTGAATTTTGGAACTGGCGCCCGTTCCCAGGCGATGGGAAGCGCTTTTACCGGCCTTTCTGACGACGTTACTGCTATCTACTGGAATCCTGCCGGACTTTCCCGACTCCCCAGAAATCAACTCACATTCTTTGAAGCCCCACTCTGGGAAGAGACAAATTATCTCTTCGCCGGATATGGCCACCCCACAAAAAAAATGGGAACGTTTGGAATAGGATTTATAAATTTACAAAGCAGTAACTTTGAATATAGAGAAAGCATCATTGCCTACCCTGAATATTATTTTGATATAAAACAAATGGCATTCCTTTTGGCCTATGGCCGCAAATTTTTTCCATTTCTCTCCGCAGGACTCGGCTTTAAAATTGTACAAAAGAGAATGCCTGTAGAGGATAATGAGTATTCTGGTAGTGGATTTGGCATGGATTTAGGACTTCTCTACCACCCGCAGGATGTAAAAGGTGAAGGCTTTTTCTGGCAGCAGTTAAGAAGGCTTTCATTTGGCGTTAATTTGCAGAATTTAGTTCCCCCCAAGGTTCAGATGAAATCAGATGGAATTTCTCGTACCCAAGAAACTTACGGCTTAAATCTTAAATTTGGAACATCCTATCAGGTGAGAAATCTAATTCCTAAATGGAGGGACAAATTAACAATAAATATCGATTTAAACAAACCATATCTTGGAGGCCTAAAGGTCGCTTTTGGGGGAGAATACTGGTTCAAGAATACTATTGCTTTTCGCCTGGGATATGGAAAGGATAACCTTAATTTTGGTTTGGGATTTCTCTATCGCTGGGTTCAGTTTGATTATGGGTTTACTCCTCACGATTTGGGGCTCAGTCACAGGTTTTCCGTCACCCTTAAATTTGGCAGGCAGATTATTGAGATTGAAGAGTTCACAAGATACAGAGCCAGATTGCGGGCGGAAGAATACTATAAATCGGGACTGGAACATTATCGAGCGGGAAGACTGGCGGATGCTCTGGCAGAATGGGATAGGGCCTTAATCTGGCGTCCCGATGACCTGGAAATTCAAAAGAGAGTGGGAGAAGTTTCCCAGGAGATGGAAATTACTGTAAATAGGAAATTGATGGAAAAACATATTGGCCAGGCATATTCATTCTATGAGGAAGGAAAGCTTATTGACTCGCTTGATGAATGGAGAGAGGTTTTAAAGCTTGACCCAACAAGCATCAGGGCAAAAGAATACATTGAGAGAATTGAAGGAAAACTTTCAAAGATAGACAGAGAAAAATATTTGGAAAGGGTAAAAGAAAAAAGCAAAGCAGAGATTGCAAGACTTCTTGGTAGGGGAGACAGGTTTTATGAGCAGGAAAGATACGTTGAAGCTATTAAAGAGTGGGAGAAAATTCTAAAAATAAATCCCAACCATACTCTGGCAAGAGAAAATATTGACCAGACAAAAGAGAAGATTGAAAGGTTAATAAAAGTTCACATTTCCCGAGGGAAGGAATTCTTTGATAAGAAAGATAGCGCTAGCGCAATTAAGGAATTTAAGGTAGTACTCAATTTTGCCCCGGAGAATAAAGAGGCAAAAGAATATATAGAAAAAACGAAGGAACAGGCTGCCGAAGTAGTTAAGAAAGTAAGCCGGGCTGAGATCGATGCGCTTTATTATGAGGCGGCAGATTTATATTTAAAAGGAAAATATGAAGAATCGATAAGTGTTTTGAATAAACTTCTGGAACTTGACCCGATAAATGAGAATGCTTATAAACTACTGGAAAAAGCAAAAAGTGTACTTGAGTTAATGGGGAAAAAATGAGAAAAAAAACTGGTAGTGTAGGGCTTTATGCCCGTAAGATTATTTATGGTGCGGTTTTAGGATTGATTTTGATTTTTACATTGGAAAAATTAGTGATGGCCCAGGTCTGTGAGGAGCTTAAACCAGTTGGTGCTTCGCCTGATGGGAGGAATGGTCATGTGTCAGTCTCTTCAGGCGGTTCTGAGCAATTTGTCTTTGGCGGATTTAACCAGAACACTGACTTGTGGAGACTTAGAGAAGAAGGAGAGGGAAACTGGATATGGGAAAATACGGGTACCAGGGAGCCTAATACTCCTTCTGAGAGAGGAGGACATAGCGGGATTTTTGCCAATGGTTTCGATAATTCCATTATCGTTTTTGGCGGTTCAGCATCTCCTTTGGTCGCTCCCAGTGATATAGTCCCCTATAAATTGGCAAACCCCTGGGATGGGAGTTCTAAGTGGGAAAAATTGGTCCCTGTTGGTTTTTTTCCTCCTCCTATGGCAGAACATACAGCAGTTTATGATAATAATGATAACCGGATGATTGTTTTTGGAGGTTATAAGGCTATTGATCCAGTTGTCGCATTAAATGAAACGTACACTTTAGATTTTGACCTTGCCTTCTGGCCCCTGGTGAATCCAGGAGACAAACCTCCTGCCCGCTATGGACATTCAGCAGTCTGGACCGGCGGGCAAATGATTGTCTTTGGAGGAAAAGATAACTCCCAGGAATTCCTTGATGATTGCTGGCAGTTTGATCCAGGGTTAAATTCCTGGACTCCAGTGCCTATCACTGGAGATAAACCACCTGCCCGCTGGCAGCATACTGCGGTCTGGAAATGGGAGCCCATGGAACCGGGAAAAATGATTATTTTTGGTGGAGAGGATAAAAATGGAAAACCTCTTGATGATTTCTGGGTTTTGTACACCCCTGGTCCCGGAGAACCTAATTACAGGTGGAAGAGAATTTATCCCATCGGGGATTTGCCTTCCAAAAGGTCTGGACATGCGACAGGACTTTTCTGGGGTGGGGACGGAGAAAAAGTGTTAATTTTCGGCGGTTTTGATGGAAGTAATAATCTTAATGACGTTTATGCGTTTTTCAAAGATGAAGAGGTAGAGCAGGCTTTGGAGAAAAAGCCATTTAATGCTCCCAATCCATTCAATCCTGATACAGAGGATACCAAGATTTGCTACTACCTTGAAGAGGACGATGACGACGTAAAGATAAAACTGTTTACTTTGACTGGTGAATTGGTGTATTCGTGGGAAAATATTTCAGGAAAAGCAGGATTGAACCAGTGGCCATGGAATGGAAAAAATGAGAAGGGAAAGATTGTAGAAAACGGGGGATATATCTGTTTAATTGAAGCCGGCGGGAAAAAACAGAAATGCAAAATCGCTGTCCTTAGATAAAATTGCATTGGGAGTAAGATGAAAAGAGTTTCCAGAATCGCCATTAAGTTTTCAGGAATTGTCTCAGTAGTGATTTTGGTAATTATGCTTATTATGGCATCATTGATTTTAAGGCAAACGAGAAACTCTCTTATAAAGGAAATGGAGATAAGGGCAGAATTCTTTGCCCGGAATGTTAGGGAATCTCTTTTTCCCCAGCCAGACGCATTCTCCTTATATTTTTCTGTTACGGAAATGATTAAAGAAAAAGCAATTCTTTATGCTATGGTTTTTGATGAAAAAGGAGAAGTCATTTCGCATTCTGACACAGCAAAAATCGGGGAAAAGGCAGAGGAAATTGCAGGAAAGCAGATAGTTGTTAAACGAGAAGAGAATCTCTACAGAGTTTCTGTTCCCATTATTGTTGGCGATAAATTTGCAGGTGGTGTAAGAATAGGATTTTCTCAGGAATCAATATCAACAGCACTGGTAGAGATGAGAAATAAAATTATTCTAATAACCATAGGGGTTCTTGCATTTAGTATATTTGTTACGGTAATTGTGGTCACATTTATGGTTTCTCCAATAAATGTGCTTGTTGATATTGCCAGAAAAATTGGAAAGGGAGATTTAGAACAGAAAGTGGAAATGAAAAGAAAAGATGAACTGGGAGAACTGGGAAATACTTTTAATGAAATGATAAAGGGGCTTAAAGACAGGGATTTCATAAGGAATACTTTCGGTAAATATGTTTCCAAACAGGTTGCCGAAGCAATTCTGAATGGAAGGCTTGAACTTGGTGGAGAAAGGAAAAGGGCAACTGTTCTCATAAGCGATGTAAGAAATTTTACTGCACTGAGTGAGAAACTTCCTCCCGAAGAGGTTGTCGACTTTTTAAACGAGTATTTCAGTGAAATGGTAAGCGTGGTGACAAAATATGAAGGAACGCTGGATAAATTTATCGGGGATGCACTTCTTGCTGTATTCGGTGCTCCCATAGCCCATCAAGATGATGCCAAGAGAGCAGTATTTGCTGCACTGGAAATGCAGGAGAAGTTGAAAG is part of the bacterium genome and harbors:
- a CDS encoding PorV/PorQ family protein, coding for MEKRVPKIAVLTFLFSFLIFPSQLWGAGDAGAPGSFLNFGTGARSQAMGSAFTGLSDDVTAIYWNPAGLSRLPRNQLTFFEAPLWEETNYLFAGYGHPTKKMGTFGIGFINLQSSNFEYRESIIAYPEYYFDIKQMAFLLAYGRKFFPFLSAGLGFKIVQKRMPVEDNEYSGSGFGMDLGLLYHPQDVKGEGFFWQQLRRLSFGVNLQNLVPPKVQMKSDGISRTQETYGLNLKFGTSYQVRNLIPKWRDKLTINIDLNKPYLGGLKVAFGGEYWFKNTIAFRLGYGKDNLNFGLGFLYRWVQFDYGFTPHDLGLSHRFSVTLKFGRQIIEIEEFTRYRARLRAEEYYKSGLEHYRAGRLADALAEWDRALIWRPDDLEIQKRVGEVSQEMEITVNRKLMEKHIGQAYSFYEEGKLIDSLDEWREVLKLDPTSIRAKEYIERIEGKLSKIDREKYLERVKEKSKAEIARLLGRGDRFYEQERYVEAIKEWEKILKINPNHTLARENIDQTKEKIERLIKVHISRGKEFFDKKDSASAIKEFKVVLNFAPENKEAKEYIEKTKEQAAEVVKKVSRAEIDALYYEAADLYLKGKYEESISVLNKLLELDPINENAYKLLEKAKSVLELMGKK
- a CDS encoding kelch repeat-containing protein, translated to MRKKTGSVGLYARKIIYGAVLGLILIFTLEKLVMAQVCEELKPVGASPDGRNGHVSVSSGGSEQFVFGGFNQNTDLWRLREEGEGNWIWENTGTREPNTPSERGGHSGIFANGFDNSIIVFGGSASPLVAPSDIVPYKLANPWDGSSKWEKLVPVGFFPPPMAEHTAVYDNNDNRMIVFGGYKAIDPVVALNETYTLDFDLAFWPLVNPGDKPPARYGHSAVWTGGQMIVFGGKDNSQEFLDDCWQFDPGLNSWTPVPITGDKPPARWQHTAVWKWEPMEPGKMIIFGGEDKNGKPLDDFWVLYTPGPGEPNYRWKRIYPIGDLPSKRSGHATGLFWGGDGEKVLIFGGFDGSNNLNDVYAFFKDEEVEQALEKKPFNAPNPFNPDTEDTKICYYLEEDDDDVKIKLFTLTGELVYSWENISGKAGLNQWPWNGKNEKGKIVENGGYICLIEAGGKKQKCKIAVLR
- a CDS encoding adenylate/guanylate cyclase domain-containing protein, which translates into the protein MKRVSRIAIKFSGIVSVVILVIMLIMASLILRQTRNSLIKEMEIRAEFFARNVRESLFPQPDAFSLYFSVTEMIKEKAILYAMVFDEKGEVISHSDTAKIGEKAEEIAGKQIVVKREENLYRVSVPIIVGDKFAGGVRIGFSQESISTALVEMRNKIILITIGVLAFSIFVTVIVVTFMVSPINVLVDIARKIGKGDLEQKVEMKRKDELGELGNTFNEMIKGLKDRDFIRNTFGKYVSKQVAEAILNGRLELGGERKRATVLISDVRNFTALSEKLPPEEVVDFLNEYFSEMVSVVTKYEGTLDKFIGDALLAVFGAPIAHQDDAKRAVFAALEMQEKLKEFNKKRVKKGKNEIRIGVAVHTGNLVAGNIGSEVRMEYTVIGDTVNLTSRLEPLNKQFGTKILISESTYSEVKDDIEVREIPAVELRGKEEKVKVYDVLGKKS